In one Pseudomonas tensinigenes genomic region, the following are encoded:
- a CDS encoding M18 family aminopeptidase: MREELNQGLIDFLKASPTPFHATASLVQRLEAAGFVRLDEREPWTTEPNGRYYVTRNDSSIVAIKMGRTSPLHGGIRLVGAHTDSPCLRVKPQPELQRQGFWQLGVEVYGGALLAPWFDRDLSLAGRVTFRRDGKVESQLIDFKAPIAIIPNLAIHLNREANQGWAINAQTELPPILAQFAGDERVDFRAVLTDQLAREHGLNADVVLDYELSFYDTQSAAVIGLNGDFIAGARLDNLLSCYAGLQALLTAETDETCVLVCNDHEEVGSCSACGADGPMLEQTLRRLLPEGDEFVRTIQKSLLVSADNAHGVHPNYAEKHDANHGPKLNAGPVIKVNSNQRYATNSETAGFFRHLCMAEEVPVQSFVVRSDMGCGSTIGPITASHLGVRTVDIGLPTFAMHSIRELCGSHDLAHLVKVLSAFYACRELP, encoded by the coding sequence ATGCGCGAAGAGTTGAACCAAGGCCTGATCGACTTTCTCAAGGCCTCCCCTACCCCGTTCCACGCCACTGCCAGTCTGGTGCAGCGTCTGGAGGCTGCCGGTTTCGTGCGCCTCGACGAGCGCGAACCATGGACCACCGAGCCGAACGGCCGCTATTACGTCACCCGCAACGACTCCTCGATAGTCGCGATCAAAATGGGCCGCACTTCGCCACTGCACGGCGGCATCCGCCTGGTCGGCGCGCACACCGACAGCCCGTGCCTGCGGGTCAAGCCGCAACCGGAGTTGCAGCGTCAGGGCTTCTGGCAACTGGGCGTTGAAGTCTACGGCGGCGCGCTGCTGGCACCGTGGTTCGACCGCGACCTGTCGCTGGCCGGCCGCGTAACCTTCCGCCGCGACGGCAAGGTCGAAAGCCAGTTGATCGATTTCAAGGCACCGATCGCGATCATTCCCAACCTGGCCATTCACCTCAACCGTGAAGCCAATCAGGGGTGGGCGATCAACGCGCAGACCGAACTGCCGCCGATCCTCGCGCAATTTGCCGGTGACGAGCGCGTCGATTTTCGCGCCGTACTCACTGATCAACTGGCCCGCGAACATGGCCTGAACGCCGACGTCGTGCTGGATTACGAGTTGAGCTTCTACGACACGCAAAGTGCTGCGGTCATCGGCCTCAATGGCGACTTCATCGCCGGCGCGCGCCTCGACAACCTGCTGTCGTGCTACGCCGGCCTGCAAGCCTTGCTCACCGCCGAAACCGACGAAACCTGCGTTCTGGTGTGCAACGACCACGAAGAAGTCGGCTCCTGCTCGGCCTGCGGCGCCGATGGCCCGATGCTCGAACAGACCCTGCGTCGTCTGCTGCCGGAAGGTGACGAGTTCGTCCGCACCATCCAGAAATCTCTGCTGGTGTCGGCCGACAACGCCCACGGCGTGCACCCGAATTACGCGGAAAAGCACGACGCCAACCACGGCCCGAAACTCAACGCCGGCCCGGTGATCAAGGTCAACAGCAACCAGCGCTACGCCACCAACAGCGAAACCGCCGGCTTCTTCCGCCACCTGTGCATGGCCGAAGAAGTCCCGGTGCAAAGCTTCGTGGTCCGCAGTGACATGGGCTGCGGTTCGACCATCGGCCCGATCACCGCCAGCCACCTCGGTGTGCGTACTGTCGATATCGGCCTGCCGACCTTCGCCATGCACTCGATCCGCGAACTGTGCGGCAGCCACGACCTGGCGCATCTGGTCAAAGTGCTGAGCGCGTTCTACGCCTGCCGCGAGTTGCCTTAA
- a CDS encoding RluA family pseudouridine synthase, with protein MPLSNIHILHQDAAVLVVNKPTLLLSVPGRADDNKDCLITRLQENGYPEARIVHRLDWETSGIILLARDADTHRELSRQFHDRETEKAYTALAWGQPELDSGSIDLPLRYDPPTKPRHVVDHEFGKHALTFWRVLERCGDWCRVELTPITGRSHQLRVHMLSIGHPLLGDGLYAHEQALAAWPRLCLHASMLSFTHPQTGERLRFECPAPF; from the coding sequence ATGCCGCTGTCCAACATCCACATCCTCCATCAGGACGCCGCCGTACTGGTGGTGAACAAACCGACGTTGCTGCTCTCGGTGCCCGGTCGCGCTGACGACAACAAGGATTGCCTGATTACCCGTTTGCAGGAAAACGGCTACCCGGAAGCGCGCATCGTCCATCGTCTGGACTGGGAAACCTCCGGCATCATTCTGCTCGCCCGTGACGCCGACACGCACCGCGAATTGTCGCGCCAGTTTCACGACCGCGAAACCGAAAAGGCCTACACCGCTTTGGCCTGGGGTCAGCCGGAACTCGACAGTGGCAGCATCGACTTGCCGCTGCGTTATGACCCGCCGACCAAACCGCGTCATGTGGTCGACCATGAATTCGGCAAGCATGCGCTGACCTTCTGGCGTGTACTGGAGCGTTGCGGTGACTGGTGTCGTGTAGAGTTGACGCCGATCACTGGTCGTTCGCACCAGTTGCGCGTGCACATGCTGTCGATCGGGCATCCGCTGCTGGGTGACGGGCTCTACGCCCACGAGCAGGCGCTGGCGGCATGGCCACGCCTGTGCCTGCACGCGAGCATGCTCAGCTTCACCCACCCGCAAACCGGCGAACGCCTGCGCTTCGAGTGCCCTGCGCCGTTCTGA
- the minE gene encoding cell division topological specificity factor MinE — MNLFDFFRANKKPSTASVAKERLQIIVAHERGQRSTPDYLPALQKELVDVIRKYVNIGNDDVHVALESQGSCSILELNITLPDR; from the coding sequence ATGAACCTTTTTGACTTCTTTCGTGCCAACAAAAAGCCAAGTACCGCCTCGGTAGCGAAAGAGCGTCTGCAGATCATCGTGGCGCATGAGCGCGGCCAGCGCAGCACGCCGGATTACTTGCCAGCCTTGCAGAAGGAACTGGTCGACGTGATCCGCAAGTACGTCAACATCGGCAACGACGACGTACATGTTGCACTGGAAAGCCAGGGCAGTTGCTCGATTCTGGAACTCAACATCACCCTGCCCGATCGCTGA
- the minD gene encoding septum site-determining protein MinD: MAKILVVTSGKGGVGKTTTSAAIGTGLALRGHKTVIVDFDVGLRNLDLIMGCERRVVYDFVNVVNGEANLQQALIKDKRLENLYVLAASQTRDKDALTVEGVEKVLMELKEQFEFVVCDSPAGIEKGAHLAMYFADEAIVVTNPEVSSVRDSDRMLGLLASKSRRAERGEDPIKEHLLITRYHPERVEKGEMLGVEDVKEILSVTLLGVIPESQAVLKASNQGVPVILDDQSDAGQAYSDTVDRLLGKEKAHRFLDVEKKGFFERLFGGR; the protein is encoded by the coding sequence TTGGCCAAGATTCTCGTGGTTACATCCGGCAAGGGTGGTGTGGGTAAGACCACCACCAGCGCCGCTATCGGTACCGGCCTCGCTCTGCGCGGCCACAAAACAGTGATCGTCGACTTCGACGTGGGCTTGCGTAACCTTGACCTGATCATGGGTTGCGAGCGCCGCGTGGTGTATGACTTCGTCAACGTGGTCAACGGCGAAGCCAACCTGCAACAGGCCCTGATCAAAGACAAGCGCCTGGAAAACCTCTACGTACTGGCTGCCAGTCAGACCCGCGACAAAGACGCGCTGACTGTCGAAGGCGTGGAAAAAGTCCTGATGGAACTCAAGGAGCAATTCGAGTTCGTCGTCTGCGACTCCCCGGCCGGCATCGAAAAAGGTGCGCACCTGGCCATGTACTTCGCTGATGAAGCGATCGTCGTGACCAACCCGGAAGTGTCTTCGGTACGAGATTCGGACCGCATGCTCGGCCTGCTGGCGAGCAAATCGCGTCGTGCCGAACGTGGCGAAGACCCGATCAAGGAACACCTGCTGATCACTCGCTACCACCCGGAGCGTGTTGAAAAGGGCGAGATGCTGGGCGTTGAAGACGTCAAGGAAATCCTCTCGGTAACCCTGCTCGGCGTGATCCCGGAATCCCAGGCGGTACTCAAGGCATCCAACCAGGGCGTGCCGGTGATTCTCGACGACCAGAGCGATGCCGGTCAGGCTTACAGCGATACCGTCGACCGTTTGCTGGGCAAAGAAAAAGCCCACCGTTTCCTCGATGTCGAGAAGAAGGGATTCTTCGAGCGCCTGTTTGGAGGTAGGTAA
- the minC gene encoding septum site-determining protein MinC: MSQTEPLDQDPVFQLKGSMLAITVLELARNDLESLDRQLAAKVAQAPNFFSNAPLVLALDKLPPSEGAVDLPGLMRVCRQHGLRTLAIRASRIEDIAAAIAIDIPVLPPSGARERPLETAEAEVKKKPEKPPEPTVKPTRVITTPVRGGQQIYAQGGDLVVVSSVSPGAELLADGNIHVYGPMRGRALAGVKGDTKARIFCQQLSAELISIAGHYKVSEDLRRDPMWGSGVQVSLSGDVLNIIRL, translated from the coding sequence ATGAGCCAAACCGAACCGTTAGACCAAGATCCCGTATTCCAGCTCAAGGGCAGCATGCTGGCCATTACTGTGCTGGAACTGGCCCGTAACGACCTCGAAAGCCTCGATCGGCAATTGGCCGCCAAAGTCGCCCAGGCGCCGAACTTCTTCAGCAACGCGCCGCTGGTTCTGGCGCTGGACAAACTGCCGCCGAGCGAAGGCGCCGTCGATCTGCCGGGCCTGATGCGCGTCTGCCGTCAACATGGCCTGCGCACCCTGGCGATTCGCGCCAGCCGCATCGAAGACATCGCCGCCGCCATCGCCATCGACATTCCGGTGCTGCCGCCGTCCGGCGCCCGTGAGCGGCCGCTGGAAACAGCGGAAGCCGAAGTCAAAAAGAAACCGGAAAAACCGCCGGAGCCAACGGTCAAACCGACCCGCGTCATCACCACGCCAGTACGTGGTGGCCAACAGATATATGCGCAGGGTGGCGATTTGGTCGTGGTGTCTTCGGTCAGTCCGGGGGCGGAACTTCTCGCCGATGGCAACATCCATGTATACGGCCCGATGCGCGGTCGGGCGCTGGCCGGCGTGAAGGGTGACACCAAGGCACGGATTTTCTGTCAGCAATTGAGCGCTGAACTGATCTCCATCGCCGGTCATTACAAGGTTTCCGAAGATTTGCGTCGCGACCCTATGTGGGGCTCGGGCGTACAGGTCAGCCTGTCGGGCGACGTGTTGAACATCATTCGGCTTTAA
- a CDS encoding lipid A biosynthesis lauroyl acyltransferase, which yields MDRPRFRKAFLAPRFWPLWCGLGLLWLIVQLPYPALLTIGRVLGALMYRVAGDRRRIAKRNLELCFPEKSAAERKRLLKENFASTGIAFFEMAMSWWWSRERLAKLAHVEGLEHLQKAQREGKGVILMAAHFTTLEIGAALLGQQHTIDGMYREHKNPLFDYVQRQGRERHNLDSLAVERDDVRGMLKLLRSGRAIWYAPDQDYGAKQSIFVPLFGIQAATVTATTKFARLGKALVVPFTQERLADGSGYRLVIHPPLEDFPGETEEADCIRINQWVESALRACPEQYLWAHRRFKSRPPGEPKLYAKRG from the coding sequence ATGGATCGCCCGCGTTTTCGAAAAGCATTTCTTGCTCCACGCTTCTGGCCGCTCTGGTGCGGTCTGGGGCTTTTATGGCTGATCGTGCAGTTGCCGTATCCGGCGTTGCTGACCATCGGTCGAGTTTTGGGCGCGTTGATGTATCGCGTGGCCGGCGACCGGCGGCGCATTGCCAAGCGCAATCTTGAGCTGTGCTTCCCGGAAAAATCCGCCGCCGAGCGCAAACGTCTGCTCAAGGAGAACTTCGCCTCCACCGGCATCGCTTTCTTTGAAATGGCCATGAGCTGGTGGTGGTCGCGTGAACGTCTGGCCAAGCTGGCCCACGTTGAAGGCCTGGAGCATTTGCAAAAGGCCCAGCGCGAAGGCAAAGGCGTGATCCTGATGGCGGCGCATTTCACCACGCTGGAAATCGGCGCGGCGTTGCTCGGCCAGCAGCACACCATCGACGGCATGTACCGCGAGCACAAGAATCCGTTGTTTGACTACGTTCAGCGTCAGGGCCGCGAGCGGCACAACCTCGATTCGCTGGCGGTGGAGCGTGACGACGTGCGCGGCATGCTCAAATTGCTGCGTTCCGGTCGCGCGATCTGGTATGCGCCGGATCAGGATTACGGCGCCAAGCAGAGCATCTTCGTGCCGCTGTTCGGTATTCAAGCCGCGACCGTTACGGCGACAACGAAATTTGCCCGTCTGGGCAAGGCGCTGGTCGTGCCGTTCACGCAGGAGCGTCTGGCCGACGGCAGTGGTTATCGCTTGGTGATTCATCCGCCGCTGGAAGATTTCCCTGGCGAAACCGAAGAAGCCGACTGCATCCGCATCAACCAGTGGGTCGAGAGCGCTTTGCGTGCCTGCCCCGAGCAATATCTGTGGGCGCACCGTCGCTTCAAGAGCCGTCCACCGGGCGAGCCAAAGCTGTACGCCAAACGCGGTTGA
- a CDS encoding patatin-like phospholipase family protein — protein MNPAEPVTGLILSGGGARAAYQVGVLAAIAELLPVGADNPFPVIVGTSAGAINAVSLASGATDFRAAIERLTLFWQGFRSHRVLRSDWPGVIRQASRFVSHSLLGLGRQLPVALLNSSPLRELLNEKLHMPGIAESIARKQLHAVAVTAFGYESGQAVTFYQGGGKIDSWLRHRRIGVPTQLSVDHLLASSAIPLLFAPVKIGDEYFGDGAVRQSAPISPALHLGASRVLVVGVSGNPRGFDPQQPLERAYTGQQPTLAQIGGHMLNSTFIDSLESDIELLQRLNQFSHLMPAGTPTRELGVAPVEVLVISPSQPIDEIAARHRQELPAALRLFLRGPGATKTSGAGVLSYLLFEAGYCSELIDLGRRDALAKREELCRFLGLPF, from the coding sequence ATGAACCCAGCTGAACCGGTCACAGGTTTGATTCTTTCCGGCGGCGGGGCTCGGGCGGCGTATCAGGTGGGGGTGCTGGCGGCGATTGCCGAATTGCTGCCGGTGGGCGCGGACAATCCGTTTCCGGTGATCGTCGGCACCTCGGCCGGGGCGATCAATGCGGTCAGTCTCGCCAGTGGTGCCACGGATTTTCGTGCTGCGATCGAGCGTCTCACCTTGTTCTGGCAGGGCTTTCGCAGTCATCGCGTGCTGCGCAGTGACTGGCCCGGGGTTATCCGTCAGGCCAGCCGCTTTGTCAGCCACAGCCTGCTCGGCCTCGGTCGACAATTGCCGGTGGCGCTGCTCAACAGTTCGCCGCTGCGCGAACTGCTCAATGAAAAACTGCACATGCCCGGCATCGCCGAATCCATCGCGCGCAAGCAACTACATGCCGTGGCGGTGACTGCGTTCGGCTATGAGTCGGGGCAAGCGGTGACGTTCTATCAGGGCGGCGGCAAGATCGATTCATGGCTGCGCCATCGGCGCATTGGCGTGCCGACGCAATTGTCGGTGGATCACTTGCTGGCCAGTTCGGCGATTCCGTTGCTGTTCGCGCCGGTGAAAATTGGCGATGAATACTTTGGCGATGGCGCGGTGCGGCAATCGGCGCCGATCAGCCCGGCGCTGCACTTAGGCGCGAGCCGGGTGCTGGTGGTGGGTGTCAGCGGCAACCCGCGCGGGTTTGATCCGCAGCAGCCGCTGGAGCGCGCTTACACGGGGCAACAGCCGACGCTGGCGCAGATCGGCGGGCACATGCTCAACAGCACGTTCATTGACAGCCTGGAGAGCGACATCGAGTTGCTGCAGCGTCTCAACCAGTTCAGCCACTTAATGCCCGCCGGCACGCCGACCCGCGAGCTCGGTGTGGCGCCGGTGGAAGTGCTGGTGATTTCGCCGAGTCAGCCAATTGATGAGATCGCGGCGCGGCATCGCCAGGAATTGCCGGCGGCGTTGCGTTTGTTTTTGCGCGGGCCGGGAGCGACCAAGACCAGTGGGGCTGGGGTGTTGAGTTATCTGCTGTTCGAGGCGGGGTATTGCAGCGAGTTGATTGATTTGGGGCGGCGCGATGCGTTGGCCAAGCGCGAGGAGCTGTGCCGGTTTTTGGGATTGCCATTTTAA
- a CDS encoding outer membrane protein OmpK, with protein MKRMCTSLMLAGSMLAGGQAMAEGLLQWQNNSLTYLYGKDFQVNPRIQQTVTFEHADAWTYGDNFFFLDKIFYNGGKDFSNGPNTYYGEFSPRISLGKVLDQKIEFGPIKDVLVAMTYEFGEGDTESYLIGPGFDLAIPGFDYFQLNFYQRHTQGARAGDNVWQITPVWSYTIPVGKSDILIDGFMDWVTDNDSNSKGDYHANLHFNPQVKYDLGKALSFGEKQLYVGVEYDYWKDKYGIDDTGAFKTNQSTTSFLVKFHF; from the coding sequence ATGAAACGTATGTGCACCAGCCTGATGCTCGCGGGATCGATGTTGGCCGGCGGCCAGGCCATGGCCGAAGGCCTGCTGCAGTGGCAGAACAACAGCCTGACCTACCTCTATGGCAAGGACTTCCAGGTCAACCCGCGCATCCAGCAGACCGTCACCTTCGAACACGCGGATGCGTGGACGTACGGCGACAACTTCTTCTTCCTCGACAAGATCTTCTACAACGGTGGCAAGGACTTCAGCAACGGTCCGAACACCTACTACGGTGAGTTCAGCCCGCGCATCTCGCTGGGCAAAGTGCTCGACCAGAAGATCGAGTTCGGCCCGATCAAAGACGTCCTGGTGGCGATGACTTACGAGTTCGGCGAAGGCGACACCGAGTCGTACCTGATCGGTCCAGGCTTCGACCTGGCGATCCCGGGCTTCGACTACTTCCAGTTGAACTTCTACCAGCGCCACACCCAAGGTGCTCGCGCCGGTGACAACGTCTGGCAGATCACCCCGGTCTGGTCGTACACCATCCCGGTCGGCAAGTCGGACATCCTGATCGACGGCTTCATGGACTGGGTCACCGACAACGATTCCAACTCCAAAGGCGATTACCACGCCAACCTGCACTTCAACCCACAGGTCAAATACGACTTGGGCAAGGCGCTGAGTTTTGGCGAGAAGCAGTTGTATGTCGGTGTGGAATACGACTACTGGAAAGACAAGTACGGCATCGACGACACCGGTGCGTTCAAGACCAATCAGAGCACCACGAGCTTCCTGGTGAAGTTCCACTTCTGA
- a CDS encoding outer membrane protein OmpK: MIRTQTNVLLSGGLLAASQAMAGDLLLWQTNSLSYLYGKNFAINPSIQQTLTFEHADKWKYGDNFLFVDKIFYNGKEDANKGPHAFYGEFTPRFSFGKIFDQKLEFGPIKDVLLAMTYEYGEGDSEAYLIGPGFDLKVPGFNYVTLNIFRRQTEGPRPGDGVWQITPGWSYSFPLGNSDVLIDGYLDWVVDNDENSRGTYHANLHINPQIKYDLGKALGWSHKQLYVGTEYSYWKNKYGVENTHNFDTNQNTASLLVKVHF, encoded by the coding sequence ATGATTCGCACGCAAACCAACGTTCTGTTGAGTGGCGGCCTGCTGGCCGCGAGTCAGGCCATGGCCGGCGATTTACTGCTGTGGCAGACCAACAGCCTCAGCTATCTGTACGGCAAGAATTTTGCGATCAACCCGTCGATCCAGCAGACGCTGACCTTCGAGCACGCCGACAAGTGGAAGTACGGCGACAACTTCCTGTTCGTCGACAAGATCTTCTACAACGGCAAAGAAGACGCGAACAAAGGCCCGCACGCGTTCTACGGTGAATTCACCCCGCGCTTCTCGTTCGGCAAGATCTTCGACCAGAAACTCGAGTTCGGCCCGATCAAAGACGTCTTGCTGGCGATGACTTACGAGTACGGCGAAGGCGACAGCGAGGCCTACCTGATCGGCCCCGGTTTCGACCTCAAGGTGCCCGGCTTCAACTACGTCACCCTGAACATCTTCCGCCGCCAGACCGAAGGCCCGCGCCCCGGCGACGGCGTCTGGCAGATCACCCCCGGCTGGTCCTACAGCTTTCCTTTAGGCAATTCCGATGTGCTGATCGACGGCTACCTCGATTGGGTAGTCGACAACGACGAGAACTCGCGCGGCACCTACCACGCCAACCTGCACATCAACCCGCAGATCAAATATGACCTGGGCAAAGCCTTGGGCTGGAGCCACAAGCAGCTGTACGTTGGCACCGAATACAGTTATTGGAAAAACAAATACGGCGTCGAAAATACGCACAACTTCGACACCAATCAGAACACCGCCAGCCTGCTGGTCAAGGTGCACTTCTAA
- a CDS encoding nucleobase:cation symporter-2 family protein, translating to MSELSKARIPDAPAIQRLPLLQLILVGLQHVLLMYGGAIAVPLIIGQAAGLSREEIAFLINADLLVAGIATIVQSMGIGPMGIRMPVMMGASFAAVGSMVAMAGMPGIGLQGIFGATIAAGFFGMLIAPFMSKVVRFFPPLVTGTVITSIGLSLFPVAVNWAGGGAAAAQFGSPIYLAIAALVLGTILLIHRFMRGFWVNISVLIGMCFGYLLCGAIGMVDLSGMANAPWVQFVTPLHFGMPKFELAPILSMCLVVVIIFVESTGMFLALGKITGQEVCPRMLRRGLLCDAGASFVAGFFNTFTHSSFAQNIGLVQMTGVRCRSVTIVAGGLLIVLSLLPKAAFLVASIPPAVLGGAAIAMFGMVAATGIKILQEADIGDRRNQLLVAVSIGMGLIPVVRPEFFAHLPMWMSPITHSGIAMATLSALTLNLLFNILGGKERAEINDCHAHQH from the coding sequence ATGTCCGAGCTGTCCAAAGCGCGCATCCCCGACGCACCCGCCATTCAGCGATTGCCCCTTTTGCAACTGATCCTGGTCGGTTTGCAACATGTTCTGCTGATGTACGGTGGTGCCATCGCGGTGCCGCTGATCATTGGACAGGCCGCTGGCCTGAGTCGTGAAGAAATTGCCTTCCTGATCAACGCCGACCTGCTGGTCGCCGGTATCGCCACCATCGTGCAATCCATGGGCATCGGCCCGATGGGCATTCGCATGCCGGTGATGATGGGCGCCAGTTTTGCTGCAGTCGGCAGCATGGTCGCCATGGCCGGCATGCCCGGTATCGGCCTGCAAGGCATCTTCGGTGCGACGATCGCCGCCGGTTTCTTCGGCATGCTCATCGCGCCGTTCATGTCCAAAGTCGTGCGCTTCTTCCCGCCACTGGTGACCGGCACGGTCATCACCTCGATCGGTTTGTCGCTGTTCCCCGTGGCCGTGAATTGGGCCGGTGGCGGCGCTGCCGCTGCGCAATTCGGCTCACCGATTTATCTGGCCATCGCCGCTCTGGTGCTGGGCACGATTCTGTTGATTCACCGCTTTATGCGCGGTTTCTGGGTCAACATCTCCGTACTGATCGGCATGTGCTTTGGCTACCTGCTGTGCGGTGCGATCGGCATGGTCGATCTGAGTGGCATGGCCAACGCGCCATGGGTTCAATTCGTCACTCCACTGCATTTCGGCATGCCGAAATTCGAACTGGCACCGATCCTGTCGATGTGTCTGGTGGTGGTGATCATCTTCGTCGAGTCGACCGGGATGTTTTTGGCGCTGGGCAAGATCACCGGCCAGGAAGTCTGCCCACGCATGCTGCGTCGCGGCTTGCTGTGCGATGCCGGCGCCTCGTTCGTGGCGGGTTTCTTCAACACGTTTACCCACTCCTCTTTCGCGCAGAACATCGGTTTGGTGCAGATGACCGGTGTACGTTGCCGCTCGGTGACCATCGTTGCCGGTGGCTTGCTGATCGTGTTGAGCCTGCTGCCGAAAGCAGCGTTTCTGGTGGCGTCGATTCCGCCGGCGGTACTCGGCGGCGCAGCGATTGCGATGTTCGGAATGGTCGCGGCCACCGGCATCAAGATTCTCCAGGAAGCCGACATCGGTGACCGTCGCAACCAGTTGCTGGTCGCGGTGAGCATCGGCATGGGCCTGATCCCGGTGGTGCGTCCGGAGTTCTTCGCGCACCTGCCAATGTGGATGAGCCCGATTACCCACAGCGGCATCGCCATGGCCACGCTCAGTGCGCTGACGCTGAACCTGCTGTTCAACATTCTCGGCGGCAAAGAGCGCGCAGAGATCAACGACTGCCACGCGCACCAGCACTAA
- a CDS encoding urate hydroxylase PuuD: MEAHLLEWLNLSVRWVHMITGVAWIGASFYFVWLENNLNRVNPKTGLAGDLWAIHGGGIYHLEKYKLAPPAMPENLHWFKWEAYFTWMSGIALLCVVFYSNPTLYLLAPGSTLSGPEGVAIGIGSLFIGWFIYSFLCDSALGKRPALLGFILFVLIIGAAYGFSKVFSGRGAYLHVGAIIGTIMVGNVFRIIMPAQRALVAAIAENRTPDPALPAKGLLRSRHNNYFTLPVLFIMISNHFPSTYGSQYNWLILAGIAVLAVLVRHYFNTRHDSHKFAWTLPVAAVGMISLAYVTGPMPMSTAPEVAKAPAKIEYQPLPETALGGGLKPAEAAPAAPAEPAAPAQASNAGPGFDKVHTVIQERCAVCHSAKPTSPLFSAAPAGVMLDTPEQIRQNAARIQAQAITTQIMPLGNITQMTQQERDLIGAWIAQGAQTN; encoded by the coding sequence GTGGAAGCACATCTGTTGGAATGGCTGAACCTGAGCGTGCGCTGGGTTCACATGATTACTGGCGTGGCCTGGATCGGCGCGTCGTTCTACTTCGTCTGGCTGGAGAACAACCTCAACCGCGTCAACCCGAAAACCGGCCTGGCCGGTGACCTGTGGGCGATCCACGGTGGCGGTATCTATCACCTCGAAAAATACAAACTGGCCCCGCCGGCGATGCCGGAAAACCTGCACTGGTTCAAATGGGAAGCCTACTTCACCTGGATGTCGGGTATCGCGCTGCTGTGCGTGGTGTTCTACTCCAATCCAACGCTCTACCTGCTGGCTCCGGGCAGCACCCTGAGCGGCCCTGAAGGCGTGGCCATCGGTATCGGCTCGCTGTTTATCGGCTGGTTCATCTACTCCTTCCTCTGTGATTCGGCCCTGGGCAAACGCCCTGCTCTGCTCGGCTTCATTCTGTTCGTGCTGATCATCGGCGCGGCGTACGGCTTCAGCAAAGTGTTCAGCGGTCGTGGTGCGTACCTGCACGTCGGCGCGATCATCGGCACGATCATGGTCGGTAACGTGTTCCGCATCATCATGCCGGCGCAACGCGCACTGGTCGCGGCGATTGCCGAAAACCGCACGCCGGATCCGGCGCTGCCAGCCAAAGGCTTGCTGCGTTCGCGTCACAACAACTACTTCACCCTGCCGGTGCTGTTCATCATGATCAGCAACCACTTCCCGAGCACTTATGGCAGCCAGTACAACTGGTTGATCCTGGCCGGGATCGCGGTGTTGGCGGTGTTGGTGCGTCACTACTTCAACACCCGTCACGACAGCCACAAGTTTGCCTGGACCCTGCCAGTGGCAGCGGTGGGCATGATCAGTCTGGCGTACGTCACCGGCCCGATGCCGATGTCGACCGCGCCGGAAGTGGCCAAGGCACCAGCGAAAATCGAGTACCAACCGCTGCCGGAAACGGCACTGGGCGGTGGCTTGAAACCGGCTGAAGCAGCACCGGCAGCCCCTGCTGAACCTGCTGCACCAGCACAAGCCTCCAACGCAGGCCCGGGTTTCGACAAAGTGCACACAGTGATCCAGGAACGCTGCGCGGTTTGCCACTCGGCCAAACCAACCAGTCCGTTGTTCAGCGCAGCTCCGGCGGGTGTGATGCTCGACACCCCTGAGCAGATCCGTCAGAACGCGGCGCGCATCCAGGCGCAAGCCATCACCACGCAGATCATGCCACTGGGCAACATCACTCAGATGACCCAGCAGGAACGTGACCTGATCGGTGCATGGATCGCCCAGGGAGCACAGACCAACTAA
- a CDS encoding ureidoglycolate lyase encodes MRTLTIEPLSKEAFAPFGDVIETDGSDHFMINNGSTMRFHKLATVETAQPEDNAIISIFRADAQDMPLTVCMLERHPLGSQAFIPLLGNPFLIVVAPVGDEPVSGLVRAFVTNGRQGINYHRGVWHHPVLTIEKRDDFLVVDRSGTGNNCDEHFFKEDERLILAPHQ; translated from the coding sequence ATGCGCACACTAACGATTGAACCGCTGAGCAAAGAAGCCTTCGCCCCTTTCGGTGACGTCATCGAAACCGACGGCAGCGATCACTTCATGATCAACAACGGTTCGACCATGCGCTTCCATAAACTGGCGACGGTCGAAACCGCTCAGCCTGAGGACAACGCGATCATCAGCATCTTCCGCGCCGACGCGCAGGACATGCCGCTGACCGTTTGCATGCTGGAACGCCATCCGCTGGGCAGCCAGGCTTTCATTCCGCTGCTCGGCAACCCCTTTCTGATCGTGGTCGCGCCAGTTGGCGATGAACCTGTATCAGGCTTGGTCCGCGCCTTCGTCACCAACGGCAGGCAGGGCATTAATTACCATCGCGGCGTTTGGCACCATCCGGTGCTGACGATCGAAAAGCGGGATGACTTCCTGGTGGTTGATCGCAGTGGCACAGGCAATAACTGCGATGAGCATTTTTTCAAAGAGGATGAGCGTTTGATCCTCGCCCCCCACCAATAA